CGGTGACTCGCTGGCGCTCAGCCGCATCGCGGCGGCCAGCGACGCGTCGACCATCGTGTTCTGCGGCGTGCACTTCATGGCCGAGACCGCGAAGATCCTGGCTCCCCACAAGACCGTGCTCATCCCGGACGAGCGCGCCGGCTGCTCGCTGGCCGACTCGATCACCGGTGAGCAGCTGCGGGCGTGGAAGGCCGAGCACCCGGGTGCGGTCGTCGTGTCCTACGTGAACACGACCGCCGAGGTGAAGGCCGAGACCGACATCTGCTGCACGTCCTCGAACGCCGTGGACGTCGTGCGGTCCATCCCGGCCGACCGCGAGGTGCTGTTCCTGCCCGACCAGTTCCTCGGCGCGCACGTCAAGCGCGAGACCGGCCGGGACAACCTGCACATCTGGGCGGGCGAGTGCCACGTCCACGCGGGCATCAACGGCCCCGAGCTGGCCGAGCGCGCGGCGGCCAACCCGGACGCCGACCTGTTCATCCACCCCGAGTGCGGGTGCGCCACCTCGGCGCTGTACCTGGCGGGCGAGGGCACCGTCCCGGCGGAGAAGGTGAAGATCCTCTCGACCGGCGACATGATCACCGCCGCGCGCCGGACCAGCGCGAAGTCGGTGCTGGTGGCGACCGAGATCGGGATGCTGCACCAGCTGCGCCGGGCCGCGCCGGAGATCGACTTCCGCGCGGTGAACGACCGCGCCTCCTGCCGGTACATGAAGATGATCACCCCGGCCGCCCTGCTGCGCTGCCTGCGCGAGGGCAAGGACGAGGTGTTCGTGGACCTCGAGACCGCCAAGCGGGCGCAGGGCGCCGTGCAGCGGATGATCGAGATCGGGCAGCCCGGCGGCGGCGAGTGAACACCCCCGTGTGGGAGGCCCGCGCGGACCTCGTGGTCGTGGGCACCGGGGTCGCCGGGTTGACGGCGGCGTTGCGGGCGCGTGAGCTGGGACTTCGGGTCCTGGTCGTCACCAAGGCCGAGCAGGCGGACGGCAACACCCGGTGGGCGCAGGGCGGCGTGGCCGTCGTCCTGCCCGGTGAGCACGACGAAGGCGACACCGTCGAAGCGCACGTCCGGGACACGCTCGTCGCGGGCGCGGGGCTGTGCGACGAGGACGCCGTGCGGGCGATCATCAGCGACGGACCGGCGGCCGTGGCGCGGCTGCGGGAACGCGGCGCGGTGTTCGACTCCGGTGTGGACGGTCGGCTCGCGCGGACCCGCGAGGGCGGGCACACCGCGTTCCGGGTCGTGCACGCGGGCGGCGACGCGACCGGCGCCGAGGTCGAGCGGGCGTTGCTCGCGGCGGCCCGGGACGGGCGGGTGCCCGTGCTGGAGAACCACATCGCGGTGGACGCCGTGCGCACGCCGCTGGGTCAGGTGTGCGGGCTGCTGGTGCTCGACGGCGGCGGGGTGCCGGGCGTGTTGACCGCGCCGGCCGTGCTGCTGGCCAGCGGCGGACTGGGGCAGCTCTACCAGGCGACCTCCAACCCCGAGGTGGCCACCGGCGACGGGCTCGCGCTCGCGCTGCGGGCCGGCGCGGCGGCGGCGGACGTGGAGTTCGTGCAGTTCCACCCGACCGTGCTCTACACCGGGCGCGGCGCCCGCGGCCGGTGCCCGCTGGTCACCGAGGCGGTGCGCGGCGAGGGCGCGGTGCTGGTCGACGCGACCGGCGCGCGCGTGATGCGCGGTGTGCACCCGCTGGAGGACCTGGCGCCGCGCGATGTGGTGGCGGCGGCGATCACCCGGCACATGGCTGGTGCGCCGGGCGGCATCGACGACCACGTCTTCCTCGACGCCACCGGCATCTCCGACTTCGCCCGGCGGTTCCCGACCGTGCACGCGGCCTGCGTCGCGGCGGGCATCGACCCGGCGACCGACCCGATCCCGGTGGCCCCGGCGGCGCACTTCGCGTGCGGCGGCGTGGTGTCCGATGTGGACGGACGCACCGGCGTGACCGGCCTGTACGCGGCCGGCGAGGTGGCCCGGACCGGGCTGCACGGCGCGAACCGGCTGGCGTCCAACAGCTTGCTGGAAGGCCTGGTCGTGGGCACGCGCGCGGCCGAGGCGGTCGCGAGCGACCTCGCGCTGGGCCTGCTGGCCCGCTGCACCGGCACGGCCGAACTGCCGATCGCGCCCGTCGCCGACCGGGACGCGTTGCAGCGCGTCATGAGCCGGTACGCGGCCATCGGCCGGGACGCCGAGGGCCTGGCCGTCGTCGGCTCGGTGCTCGACCTGTCCACTGTGGACCGTCGGCTGGACACGCGCGAACTGGTGGAGGACGCGGCGCTCACCGTGGCGGCCCGCGCGCTCATCGCGGCGGCGGCCGAGCGCCGGGAGTCGCGCGGTTGCCACGTGCGCACCGACTACCCGCAGCGGGACGACGTGAACTGGCGGCGCAGCCAGGTCGTCCGGCTCACCCCGACCGGGCAGCCCGTGCTGGCCGACCCGGTCACCACGGCGAGGGGAGTGGCATGACGCTCGACATGGACGACGTGCGCCGCGTGATCTCCACGGCGCTGGCCGAGGACCTGCGCTACGGCCCGGACGCGACGACGGAGGCCACCGTGCCCGCGGACGCCGTGGCCGTGGCCGAGTTGACGCCGCGCGCGGCCGGGGTGCTCGCGGGCATCCCGGTGGCGGTGGCGGTGTTCGAGGAGGTCCTCGACGTCGAGGTGCTCGACCGGCGCGAGGACGGCGACAAGGCGGTGCCCGGCGAGCCCGCGCTGGTCGTGCGCGGACCGGTGCGCGGCCTGCTCACCGCCGAGCGCACGGCGTTGAACCTGCTGTGCCACCTGTCCGGCATCGCCACGCTCACCGCCGCGTGGGTGCACGAGATCGAGGGCACGAAGGCGCGCGTGCGGGACTCCCGCAAGACCCTGCCGGGGTTGCGGCTGCTGGAGAAGTACGCCGTGCGCTGCGGCGGCGGCGTGAACCACCGGCTGGGCCTCGGGGACGCCGTGCTGATCAAGGACAACCACGTCCAGGCGGCCGGGTCCGTGCGCGCGGCGCTGGCCGCGGTCCGGGCGCACGCTCCGCACCTGCCGTGCGAGGTCGAGGTGGACTCGCTGGAGCAGTTGGACGAGGCCGTGGCCGAGGGCGCGGAACTGGTGCTGCTGGACAACTTCACCGTCGCCGAGTGCGCGGAGGCGGTGCGTCGGGCAGGGGGCGTCGCACTGGAGGCGTCCGGTGGGCTGACCCTGGACGTGGCGCGGGCCTACGCCGAGACCGGCGTGGACTACCTGGCGGTCGGCGGGCTGACCCACTCCGCCCCGGCCCTCGACCTCGGCATGGACCTGCGCTGACCCGCTGAACGGTGGGCGGCGGCCCGGCCCGGTGCGCAGGCCGCCACCCACCGGCTCGGACGGTCGCGTGGAGACCGCCGAGCCGGGTGCGGCACGCGGTCGGTGCGGACCGCCGCCACGAGTCTGGTCAGCGGTTGCCCGGGTTCCGCGGGTCGCGCGGGACGCGGCCCTGCGGGTGCTGGACGTCGACCTCCTCCTTGCGGACCTCGCCGCGCACCTTCTGCTGCTCGGTCACGGCCTCCTTCTCCAGCCGGACCCGCTCGACGGCCTCGGCGTGCTTGTCCACCACGGGCTCCTGCCGGCGCAGCGTGACCTCGGCCTCCTCGTCCGCGAACGGACGGCTGCCGTCGGGCCCGTCGGCGGGCTCGCGCACCACCCGGACCTCTTCGTGCGTCACCGGCACGGAGACGTCCTTCTGCTCGGTCACGGTGTGCTTCACCAGCCGCACCCGGCCGGCCTCGACGTCCCGCGTGCCGACGTCCAGCTGCTCCTCGTACCGGGTGACGGAGTCGCCCCGGTCGCGGGCCGCGCGCTCGTCGGTCAGCTTGCCCGCCATCGACTCGCGGCCGCGGGTGGCGTGCTTGCCCTGGAGCTTGTCGTGGTCGCCGGACCGGACGCCCGGGATCATCCCGTAGTGCCGGTAGAGCCGTTCCTGCTGCTCGTCGGACATGTGCTGGTCTTCGGTGTCGATCCGCGGCGCGTCCTTGACCTGCTGCTTCTCGACCGGCACCAGGATGTGGCCCTGGTCGATCGTCGCGTCCTGGATGGGCACGAACGATTCCTTCATGCCGAGCAGGCCGGTGTGCACGGAGGCCCACATGGGGCGGCCGTCCCGGTCGTCGAGCCACACCTGCTTGACCGACCCGATCCGCTCACCGTGGGCGTCGAGCACGTCGCAGTCGTACAGCCGGTCCACTTCCGCCTGGTTGATCATGAGTTCACCCTTCGCATGGTCCTGTGCTGCGACAGTCGGGTTGCCCGTGACCTGGACCGACCCACGGCCTCTCACTCGGACGTGGGGTGAAGCTCCCTCGAAAGTGATTCGCGTCCCTCAGGGCGGCTCAGAGCCGCCGGTTGGCCAACACGGGGAGTGCGCGTCGGGCCTCTTCCACCGCCGGCACGTCCACGTCCGCGACCAGCACGCCCGGCTCACCGCCCAGCTGACCGACCACCGCGCCCAGCGGCGACACGACCGTGCTGAACCCCACACCGGTCGGCGCGCCGCCGAAGTCCTCCCCGGGGTCGGCCTGCCCGCACGCCAGCACCCACGACGTGCAGTCCAGCGCCCGCGCCCGCACCAGCAGCTCCCACTGCTCCCGCTTGCCCGGTCCCGCGCCCCAGGACGCGCACACCAGCACCGCCGCCGCGCCCTGGTCGGCCAGCGCCCGGAACAGCTCCGGGAAGCGCACGTCGTAGCAGGTGGCCAGGCCCAGCGTCACGCCGTCCACCTCGACCACGACCGGCTTGGACCCGGGCGCGACCGTGCGGGACTCCTCGAACCCGAAGGCGTCGTAGAGGTGGATCTTGTCGTAGCCCACGTGCAGCCCGCCGCCGGTCACCAGCAGCGTGTTGGCGACCCGGCCGTCCGGGGAGGGCGTGAACATCCCCGCCACCACGACCACGCCGGCCTCGTCCGCGATCTCCCGCACGGCGGTGGCCCACGGCCCGTCGAGGGGCTCGGCGACCGGTCCCAGCGGCACGCCGAACCGGCACATCGTCGCCTCCGGGAACACCACGACCCGCGCGCCGGCGGCCTGCGCCACACCGGCCCGGACCAGGTCGAGGTTGGCGGTCGGGTCGGCGGAGGAGTTGATCTGGCAGAGCGCGACACGCATGGCACCCACTCTAGGTAGTGTCGGGTCTCGTGCGCTCCCTGTTGCCCCCGCTCGTACTAGTCGCCGTCCTCGCCACCGCCGGGTGCACGGGGTCGACGACACCGAGCGCCGAGGGCACCGCGGACGGCAGCTCGATCGTGCTGGCCGACGCCACCGAGCCCACCACGCTCAACCCGTTGCTGGGCTACGGCCGCGACGGCGTCTCCAAGCTCTACGACGGCCTGGTCGAGCACCGCGCGGACCGCACGCTGCGGCCCCGGCTGGCCGCCGACCTGCCGCAGCCCTCCGCGGACGGCCTGACCTGGACCGTGCGGCTGCGCGACGACGTGAAGTTCACCGACGGCACGACCTTCGGCCCCGAGGACGTCGTCGCCACCTACCGCGCCCTGCTGGACCCGGCGCTGGGCGCGACCGAGCGCTCGGCGTTCCCCGTGCTCACCGGCGTCGAGCAGCTCGACGTCCACACCGTCCGGTTCGCGCTGGCCAAGCCGTGGGCGGCATTCCCGCACCAGCTCGTGCTCGGCGTCCTGCCCAGCGAGGCGCTGGCCGGGGTCGCGCTGAAGGACGTCAAGCCGATCGGCACCGGCCCGTACAAGCTCGCCGACTGGCGCAAGGGCGACCGGATGGTGCTCGAGTCCAACCCGGCCCACTTCGGCGGGGAACCCAAGATCCGCAAGCTGACCGTGGTGTTCGTGGCCGACGACAACACGCGGGCCCAGCGGTTGCAGGCGGGCGAGTTCGACGGCGCCGAGCTGCCGCCCCGGCTGGCGTCCGGCTTCACCGGCACCGGCGGGATGCGCGTGGTCACCCACCGGTCCACCGACCTGCGCGGCATCACCCTGCCCGCCGGTCCCGTGACCGGCGACCCGGCGCTGCGGATGGCGTTGAACCACGCCGTGAACCGCAAGGGGATCGTGGACAACCTGTTGGGCGGCAAGGGTTCTCCGGCCAGCACGCCGATCCCGGACACGCTGCCGGAGTACTACGACCCGACCGCCGTGTTCCCCTACGACAAGGCGCAGGCCGAGCTGCTGCTGGACCAGGCGGGCTGGGTGCGCGGCGCGGACGGCCTGCGCGCGCGGGACGGCGTGCCCGCCCGGTTCACGCTCATGTTCCCGACCGGCGACGTGGTGCGGGCGGACCTGGCGACGGCGTTCGCGGCGGAGGCCAAGGCGGTCGGCGTGGACGTGCAGCTGGCCGGCCTGAGCTGGGAGGCCATCACGCCGAGGCTGGGCGCGGACGCCCTGCTCTACGGCGGCGGCTCCCCGTTCGACCCCGACCTGACCACCTACCCGGCGCTGCACACCGGCAACCCGTGGGGCTACACGAACCCGCAGGTCGACGCCCTGCTGGACACCGGCCGCACCCTCCTGGACCCGGCGCAGCGCGCGGCGGCGTACCGGCAGTTGCAGCGCGTGTACCTGGCCGCGCCCGCGATGGTGGTCGTGGCGGCGGTGCAGCACACGTACGTGGTGCGGGAGAACTGGACCGGGTACCAGGAGGTCGTGGACCCGTACACGCACGGCGCCCTGTCCTGGGGGCCGTGGTGGAACCTCGAGCTGTGGACTCCCCGCTAGTCGATCGGGTAGAGGTGGGATGACACCACTACCGCCGGGGGAGACGCCGTGATCGACTTGGCCGCAGTGCGCGAGGACACCCCGGGGGCCGCCGAACGGGTCTTCCTGGACTCGGCGGGCTCCTCCCTGCCACCCCGGCCGGTGCTCGACGAGGTGATCTCCCACCTGCGCCGGGAAGCCGAGATCGGCGGTTACGTGGCCGCTCGTGAGCGCGCGGACGACCTGGCGGCGGGGTACGAGGTGTTCGCGCGGCTCATGGGCGCCGAGGCGGACGAGGTCGCCTTCACCGACAGCGCGACCCGCTCGTGGCTGGCCGCCTTCGACGCCGTGCCGCTGGGCCGGGGCGACCGGGTGCTGGTGACCGAGGTCGAATACGGGGGCAACGCGATCCCCATCCTGCACCGGGCGCGCGAGGCCGGCTTCGAGGTGGTGACCATCCCGTCGGACTCCCGCGGCCAGGTGGACGTCGACGCCCTGACGGGCCTGCTGGACGAGCGGGTCAAGCTGGTGTCCCTGGTCCACGCGCCCACCAACGGCGGCCTGGTCAACCCCGTTCGGGAGGTCGCCAAGGCCGCGCACGACGTCGGTGCCCTGGTTCTGCTGGACGCCTGCCAGTCCCTGGGCCAGCTGCCGGTCCGCGCCGACGAGCTGGACGTGGACATCATCTCGGCCACCGGCCGCAAGTGGCTGCGCGGTCCTCGGGGCACCGGTGTCCTGGTCGTGCGCCGAAGTGCCCGCGACCGGCTGCGGCCTCGGCTGGTGGACCTGCACAGCGGCGAGTGGACCGGCCCGGACGAGATCGAGCTGCGCACCGACGCCCGGGTCTACGAGCTGTGGGAGTGCAGCATCGCCGACCGGCTCGGGCTGATCGCCGCCGCTCGGTACGCGCTGGACCTCGGCATCGACGAGATCGCCGCCGAGGTGCGCGCGCGGGCCGAGCGCCTGCGGGCCGGGCTGCGGGAGCTGCCGGGGGTCGAGGTGCGGGACCTCGGGGTCGAGCGGTCCGGCATCGTGACGTTCACGGTGGAGGGGCACGAGGCCGGTGCGGTGCGGGAGCACCTGGCGCGGCACGACGTGGTGGCCACCAGCAGCCACCTCAGCTCGACCCGGATCGACATGACCCGGCGCGGGCTGGAGGGCGTGGTCCGGATGTCGCCGCATTACTTCGTCTCGCCCGAGCAGGTGGACCGGGCGGTGGAGGTCGTGGCCGAGCTGGCCTGAGCGGCGCTGGCCTGAGCGGCGCTGGCCTGAGCGGCGCTGGACTGAGCGGTGCTGGCCTGAGCGGCGCGGGCCTGCGAGGTGCGGGCCCGCGCCGGAGGCCTCAGCAGGTGCGGCTGATGATGCGCGGCACGCAGTCCGAGTAGGACAGGAACAGCTCGACCGCGCTGTCGTTGCGGGCGGTCTGGGTGGCGATCACGGTGTCACGCGGGTAGAAACCGCCACCGCCCGACCCGGTCGGGTACATCTCGAACGTGTAGCTCCAGATCTTGTGGACGCCCCACAGCCAGTCGTTGATGGTGCCGTCGGTGATGTAGAGGTCGCTGGACTGCTGCGGCGTGTAGCCGTTGAGCGCCGCCATCCGCCGGCCCAGCGTGGAGAACGCGCTGGCCTGCGTCGAGTCCAGGCCCGGCGCGGTGTCGTTGTAGGTGTAGCCGTACGGCCACAGGATCAGCTCCGAGTAGGTGTGGAAGTCGATGTGCGTCTTGATCTGCTGCACACCGCCCACCACCCGGCCGTTGACGAAGTCCCGGATGCGGGCCACCTCCGGCGCGGAGAACGCCGACGGGCCGCGGTAGGTCTCGCTGGACCCGCTGCTGCTCGACCCGCCGCAGCAACCCCACTGGTAGCCGAAGTTGCGGTTCGGATCGGTGCCGGTGGACGTCGAGTTCGGCTGCCGGTTCTTGCGCCACGACCGGAACGAGCCGGTGGCGATGTCGTACTCCACGCCGTCCGGGTTGACCATCGGGACGATCCAGATCTCGCGGGTGTCCACGAGGTTCTTGATCGTCGGGTTGGTGGCGTAGCCGTCGGTGTACTGCTTGATGATCCGCAGGCACATCTCGACGGTCAGGTGCTCCCGGGCGTGCATGTTGCAGGTGAACAGCACCTCGGGCTCGGCCTCGTCCACGCCGGGGTTGTCGCTGATCTTCAGCGTCCACAGCTCGCGGCCCTGGTAGGACTTGCCGATGGTCGACAGCCGCACCAGGTTCGGGTGGTCGGTGACGGTCTGGTTCAGCTCGGTGACCATCTCCTGGAAGTTGTGGTAGCCGGTGTAGCCGGACGGGAAGTCCTGGGTGCCGACCTGGGGGTCGGTGAAGTCGGCCTTGCCCAGCGACCGGAGCTGGGCGTCGTAGTCGCCGAGGTTCTTGACGGGCAGCCCGGTGGCCCGCAGCGCCCACTGCTGCCGGGCCTCGGCGACGACGGTGAGCGTGTCGCCTTCCTGGCCGAGGACGTCCACCCCGGTCCGGGCGACGCGCGTCCGGGCCTCCGGTGAGCCCGCGGTGACCTCGAAGAGGGTCCGCTCGGGGGATTTCGTGGTGCTCGACTGCGCCGACCCGGTGTGCAAGGGGAGTACCAGGGCCAGGCACGCACCGAGCGCGGCGGCCATCAGGCCGCGCCGCTTGGGTGACATTGCTCCTCCATCATCAGCAGGGTTTGCGACGGAGTGGTGCCTACGCAGCGTGGCCCGACCGTCACAGATCGGCATAGCCGCCGTTTGTCGGGTTCGTCGTCGCCGGGGCGGGTGACAGTTGACAGCTCTCGGCCCACCCCGCCGAACCAGGCGATGCGCCGCACGGCTTACCCTTGAGGTCATGCTGAACCGCATCGACCTGCGTGGTCGGGTCCCGTCACCGGCAGAACTGCGCGCCGCGCTGCCGCGCGCCGAGGTGGACGTGGACGCGGTTCTGCACCATGTGCGGCCCATCGTGGACGCGGTGCGCGAGCGGGGTGTCGAGGCCGCCCTGGACGTCACCGAGCGGTTCGACAAGGTGCGGCCCGAGCGGGTGCGCGTGCCGGTGGCCGAGCTGGACCGGGCGCTGGCCGAGCTGGACCCGGCCGTGCGGGAGGCGCTGGAGGAGTCCATCGCGCGCGCCCGCAAGGTGCACGCCGACCAGCGGCGCACCGACACCACGACCCAGGTCGTGCCCGGCGGGACGGTGACCGAGCGCTGGGTGCCGGTCGCCCGCGTCGGCCTGTACGCGCCCGGTGGCCTGGCGGTCTACCCGTCCACCGTCGTCATGAACGTGGTGCCGGCGCAGACCGCGGGCGTCGAGTCGCTGGTGGTGGTCTCGCCGCCGCAGGCCGAGTTCGGCGGTCTGCCGCACCCGACGATCCTGGCCGCCGCCGCG
This DNA window, taken from Saccharothrix variisporea, encodes the following:
- a CDS encoding ABC transporter substrate-binding protein; translated protein: MRSLLPPLVLVAVLATAGCTGSTTPSAEGTADGSSIVLADATEPTTLNPLLGYGRDGVSKLYDGLVEHRADRTLRPRLAADLPQPSADGLTWTVRLRDDVKFTDGTTFGPEDVVATYRALLDPALGATERSAFPVLTGVEQLDVHTVRFALAKPWAAFPHQLVLGVLPSEALAGVALKDVKPIGTGPYKLADWRKGDRMVLESNPAHFGGEPKIRKLTVVFVADDNTRAQRLQAGEFDGAELPPRLASGFTGTGGMRVVTHRSTDLRGITLPAGPVTGDPALRMALNHAVNRKGIVDNLLGGKGSPASTPIPDTLPEYYDPTAVFPYDKAQAELLLDQAGWVRGADGLRARDGVPARFTLMFPTGDVVRADLATAFAAEAKAVGVDVQLAGLSWEAITPRLGADALLYGGGSPFDPDLTTYPALHTGNPWGYTNPQVDALLDTGRTLLDPAQRAAAYRQLQRVYLAAPAMVVVAAVQHTYVVRENWTGYQEVVDPYTHGALSWGPWWNLELWTPR
- the nadA gene encoding quinolinate synthase NadA, translated to MVATAYVERTSDGAYDGIAPDAAWRDEVLELARKQDAVILAHNYQLPEIQDIAHHTGDSLALSRIAAASDASTIVFCGVHFMAETAKILAPHKTVLIPDERAGCSLADSITGEQLRAWKAEHPGAVVVSYVNTTAEVKAETDICCTSSNAVDVVRSIPADREVLFLPDQFLGAHVKRETGRDNLHIWAGECHVHAGINGPELAERAAANPDADLFIHPECGCATSALYLAGEGTVPAEKVKILSTGDMITAARRTSAKSVLVATEIGMLHQLRRAAPEIDFRAVNDRASCRYMKMITPAALLRCLREGKDEVFVDLETAKRAQGAVQRMIEIGQPGGGE
- a CDS encoding carbon-nitrogen hydrolase family protein, producing MRVALCQINSSADPTANLDLVRAGVAQAAGARVVVFPEATMCRFGVPLGPVAEPLDGPWATAVREIADEAGVVVVAGMFTPSPDGRVANTLLVTGGGLHVGYDKIHLYDAFGFEESRTVAPGSKPVVVEVDGVTLGLATCYDVRFPELFRALADQGAAAVLVCASWGAGPGKREQWELLVRARALDCTSWVLACGQADPGEDFGGAPTGVGFSTVVSPLGAVVGQLGGEPGVLVADVDVPAVEEARRALPVLANRRL
- the nadC gene encoding carboxylating nicotinate-nucleotide diphosphorylase, translated to MTLDMDDVRRVISTALAEDLRYGPDATTEATVPADAVAVAELTPRAAGVLAGIPVAVAVFEEVLDVEVLDRREDGDKAVPGEPALVVRGPVRGLLTAERTALNLLCHLSGIATLTAAWVHEIEGTKARVRDSRKTLPGLRLLEKYAVRCGGGVNHRLGLGDAVLIKDNHVQAAGSVRAALAAVRAHAPHLPCEVEVDSLEQLDEAVAEGAELVLLDNFTVAECAEAVRRAGGVALEASGGLTLDVARAYAETGVDYLAVGGLTHSAPALDLGMDLR
- a CDS encoding aminotransferase class V-fold PLP-dependent enzyme, with translation MIDLAAVREDTPGAAERVFLDSAGSSLPPRPVLDEVISHLRREAEIGGYVAARERADDLAAGYEVFARLMGAEADEVAFTDSATRSWLAAFDAVPLGRGDRVLVTEVEYGGNAIPILHRAREAGFEVVTIPSDSRGQVDVDALTGLLDERVKLVSLVHAPTNGGLVNPVREVAKAAHDVGALVLLDACQSLGQLPVRADELDVDIISATGRKWLRGPRGTGVLVVRRSARDRLRPRLVDLHSGEWTGPDEIELRTDARVYELWECSIADRLGLIAAARYALDLGIDEIAAEVRARAERLRAGLRELPGVEVRDLGVERSGIVTFTVEGHEAGAVREHLARHDVVATSSHLSSTRIDMTRRGLEGVVRMSPHYFVSPEQVDRAVEVVAELA
- a CDS encoding M14 family metallopeptidase encodes the protein MSPKRRGLMAAALGACLALVLPLHTGSAQSSTTKSPERTLFEVTAGSPEARTRVARTGVDVLGQEGDTLTVVAEARQQWALRATGLPVKNLGDYDAQLRSLGKADFTDPQVGTQDFPSGYTGYHNFQEMVTELNQTVTDHPNLVRLSTIGKSYQGRELWTLKISDNPGVDEAEPEVLFTCNMHAREHLTVEMCLRIIKQYTDGYATNPTIKNLVDTREIWIVPMVNPDGVEYDIATGSFRSWRKNRQPNSTSTGTDPNRNFGYQWGCCGGSSSSGSSETYRGPSAFSAPEVARIRDFVNGRVVGGVQQIKTHIDFHTYSELILWPYGYTYNDTAPGLDSTQASAFSTLGRRMAALNGYTPQQSSDLYITDGTINDWLWGVHKIWSYTFEMYPTGSGGGGFYPRDTVIATQTARNDSAVELFLSYSDCVPRIISRTC
- a CDS encoding DUF2382 domain-containing protein, yielding MINQAEVDRLYDCDVLDAHGERIGSVKQVWLDDRDGRPMWASVHTGLLGMKESFVPIQDATIDQGHILVPVEKQQVKDAPRIDTEDQHMSDEQQERLYRHYGMIPGVRSGDHDKLQGKHATRGRESMAGKLTDERAARDRGDSVTRYEEQLDVGTRDVEAGRVRLVKHTVTEQKDVSVPVTHEEVRVVREPADGPDGSRPFADEEAEVTLRRQEPVVDKHAEAVERVRLEKEAVTEQQKVRGEVRKEEVDVQHPQGRVPRDPRNPGNR
- a CDS encoding L-aspartate oxidase — protein: MNTPVWEARADLVVVGTGVAGLTAALRARELGLRVLVVTKAEQADGNTRWAQGGVAVVLPGEHDEGDTVEAHVRDTLVAGAGLCDEDAVRAIISDGPAAVARLRERGAVFDSGVDGRLARTREGGHTAFRVVHAGGDATGAEVERALLAAARDGRVPVLENHIAVDAVRTPLGQVCGLLVLDGGGVPGVLTAPAVLLASGGLGQLYQATSNPEVATGDGLALALRAGAAAADVEFVQFHPTVLYTGRGARGRCPLVTEAVRGEGAVLVDATGARVMRGVHPLEDLAPRDVVAAAITRHMAGAPGGIDDHVFLDATGISDFARRFPTVHAACVAAGIDPATDPIPVAPAAHFACGGVVSDVDGRTGVTGLYAAGEVARTGLHGANRLASNSLLEGLVVGTRAAEAVASDLALGLLARCTGTAELPIAPVADRDALQRVMSRYAAIGRDAEGLAVVGSVLDLSTVDRRLDTRELVEDAALTVAARALIAAAAERRESRGCHVRTDYPQRDDVNWRRSQVVRLTPTGQPVLADPVTTARGVA